The region TCTACGTGCATGATAACGTGTTCTGAATCGAAAGTGATTGATTGTCTTGATCGATGGTTACAGAGAGTATATATATCCCGTGAAGAGATGCGACGATCCCGAAGAGATGCATCGGTTCCAGGAGGACGGGAGAGAGGCGACGGTTGCGACGGACACAGGCTCCCGTGCGGGCGCAACCGCTCGTTTGATGGGCAAGGGGAGATTTCCCTTAATTACAGATTGTAGTTTAATCTTAACACGGTCATAACTCATAACCCACGAGCACTGAACCAGTCCCGCTGACCAGTGTGCTCGTCCGGTACAATTCCGGCAGTTCGCCAACAGCAGGAGGTGATGAGTCCACCACTCCACCCGCCGGCGGTCTACATAGAGATATCACGCACCACCACGAGTGGCCCACTGCCCCACAAGACGTATAGAACTAGCGCACCATGGTCCATTTCCATGGACCAAGTCCATGCTATTTTCCCCAAAAGAAAGTCCACGGCACCTCGCCCCCCTTCACAGAACGGCAGCGCTAACGACCGAGGCTGCCCCCTAATCCCCAATTTCCTGGGCACCCAACACGTCACTGTAGTAAGCTCAATCGCCTCGAGCAACAAGAGATCTCACCAGCTAATTCGATCCTGCGTCCGATTCGGGTCCTCGCCCGCCATGGGGTTCGACAAGGaggcgagctcctcctcctccggcctcgACGCGGCGGCGCTGCTGCCGAAGCACGGCGGCGCGGGCGTCGGCGCCCGCCTGTCGTCGCAGCCCAAGACCTTCGCCAACGTCTTCATCGCGGTGGTCGGGTCGGGCGTGCTGGGCCTCCCCTACACCTTCTCCCGCACGGGCTGGGCGGCGGGCTCCATCCTGCTCCTCGCCGTGGCCGGGCTCACCTTCCACTGCATGATGCTGCTcgtcgcctgccgccgccgcctcgccgacgaGCACCCCAAGATCGCCTCCTTTGGGGACCTGGGCGCCGCCGTGTACGGCGCCGCGGGCCGCCACACCGTCGACGCCATGCTCGTGCTCAGCCAGGCCAGCTTCTGCGTCGGCTACCTCATCTTCATCGCCAACACCTTGGCGCACCTCCACCCCATCGGGGACCCGTCCGAGTCCTCGCCTCTCCTCACGGCCAAGGCGCTCTTCATCTGGGTCATGCTTCCGTTCCAGCTCGGGCTCAACTCCATCAAGACGCTCACGCTCCTCGCGCCGCTCAGCATCTTCGCCGACGTCGTGGATCTCGGCGCCATGGGTGTCGTGCTTGGCCAGGACGTGTCCACGTGGCTCACAGAAAGGCCCCCCGTGTTCGCCTTCGGGGGCCCCACCGAGCTCCTGTACGGCCTCGGCGTCGCC is a window of Triticum dicoccoides isolate Atlit2015 ecotype Zavitan chromosome 2B, WEW_v2.0, whole genome shotgun sequence DNA encoding:
- the LOC119365201 gene encoding amino acid transporter AVT3B-like, with translation MDQVHAIFPKRKSTAPRPPSQNGSANDRGCPLIPNFLGTQHVTVVSSIASSNKRSHQLIRSCVRFGSSPAMGFDKEASSSSSGLDAAALLPKHGGAGVGARLSSQPKTFANVFIAVVGSGVLGLPYTFSRTGWAAGSILLLAVAGLTFHCMMLLVACRRRLADEHPKIASFGDLGAAVYGAAGRHTVDAMLVLSQASFCVGYLIFIANTLAHLHPIGDPSESSPLLTAKALFIWVMLPFQLGLNSIKTLTLLAPLSIFADVVDLGAMGVVLGQDVSTWLTERPPVFAFGGPTELLYGLGVAVYAFEGIGMVLPLEAEAADKRKFGGTLGLSMVFIAVMYGLFGAMGYLAFGASTRDIITTNLGAGWLSVTVQLGLCINLFFTMPVMMNPVYEVAERLLYGKRYAWWLRWILVVFVGLMAMLVPNFADFLSLVGSSVCVLLGFVLPAAFHMKVLGAEIGWPALIADVAVIVVGLALSASGTWTSLAHMFGASNA